A single genomic interval of Sphingopyxis sp. CCNWLW2 harbors:
- a CDS encoding hydrolase: MSIKATPTPAKALLNPSNHALVLIDFQSQMAFATKSIPAELLRNNAALVANGAAGFDVPTILTTVAEKSFSGPMFDEITEAFPGQKLLDRTSMNTWEDAAVIDEVNRIGKERLVFAGLWTSVCIVGPVLSALEQGYEAYVITDASGDISTEAHERAVERMVQAGAKPITSLQYLLELQRDWARAETYDLTTGIARKWGGAYGLGITYAKTMFGASEGGH, from the coding sequence ATGTCGATCAAAGCCACCCCGACCCCCGCCAAGGCCCTGCTGAATCCCAGCAACCACGCGTTGGTTCTCATCGATTTCCAGTCGCAGATGGCCTTTGCCACCAAGTCGATCCCCGCCGAACTGCTGCGTAACAATGCCGCGCTCGTCGCCAATGGCGCCGCCGGCTTCGACGTCCCCACCATCCTGACCACGGTCGCCGAAAAAAGCTTTTCGGGCCCGATGTTCGACGAGATCACCGAAGCCTTCCCCGGCCAGAAGCTGCTCGACCGCACGAGCATGAACACCTGGGAAGACGCCGCAGTGATCGACGAGGTCAACCGCATCGGCAAGGAGCGGCTGGTGTTCGCCGGCCTCTGGACCTCGGTCTGCATCGTCGGCCCGGTGCTCTCGGCGCTCGAACAGGGCTATGAAGCTTATGTCATCACCGATGCCAGCGGCGACATTTCGACCGAAGCGCATGAGCGCGCCGTCGAACGCATGGTGCAGGCCGGCGCGAAGCCGATCACCTCGCTGCAATATCTGCTCGAACTGCAGCGCGACTGGGCACGCGCCGAAACCTATGACCTGACCACCGGCATCGCCCGCAAATGGGGCGGCGCCTATGGCCTTGGCATCACCTATGCCAAGACGATGTTCGGCGCGTCGGAAGGCGGCCACTAA
- a CDS encoding sensor histidine kinase, with product MVSGVVVGALTLLLLNFLFFSITGFKEFLWLAVAEAFFALNTVHSEGYITIFFLYDKPLTGVAVEDFFKCGFAAAMAQFCRSFVKTADNFPRSDLTLKALILFAVAVMLVQPGLSLYPADVRFFLHLSGWIVAVGVALFLPFVGYAAMKQLGSQLWPLFVGWASLALFIFYAAIASMGFFTWLPINWHLSGPVGLFESIMVTLALGLNLKKIQREKLVADANYAQSLGERLEISERATRLAEEKAYALETVHSQNALLHASGHDSRQVILALNSAVAVLKRQETPGGDPALIAMLESSADYLNEIVTTTISGANIAAGNAEFVALGAFRGQALIEPLTMMFKTPFANKKLTLEVSVADDVMIISDKPLLMRALANLLSNCYQYTQTGGAHIALVLDEGRAMISITDTGSGMPADIMAALNSGGRARVRGNETTEGTGSGFGSAKRIIEMLRGTLEICSSSSHGTEIRIALPAASTAVTPISTDELQAGLYEWTILDFDQREDFELGLAASDSETKPVLAVTYDDSTVTRGRLGQLVTMVAIKPVCRELTHHPLLLAASEKV from the coding sequence ATGGTGTCGGGTGTCGTCGTCGGCGCGCTGACGCTACTGCTCCTCAATTTCCTCTTCTTCTCGATCACAGGCTTCAAGGAATTTCTCTGGCTGGCCGTCGCGGAAGCTTTTTTTGCGCTCAACACGGTCCATTCCGAGGGCTACATCACCATATTCTTCCTGTACGACAAGCCGCTGACCGGCGTCGCCGTGGAAGATTTCTTCAAATGCGGATTTGCGGCCGCGATGGCGCAGTTTTGCCGAAGCTTCGTGAAGACTGCGGACAACTTCCCTAGGAGCGACCTCACCCTGAAGGCGCTGATCCTTTTCGCCGTCGCCGTCATGCTGGTCCAGCCCGGCCTATCACTCTACCCCGCCGATGTTCGCTTTTTTCTCCACCTGTCCGGCTGGATCGTCGCGGTCGGGGTGGCGTTATTCCTGCCTTTTGTGGGCTATGCGGCGATGAAGCAGCTTGGGTCCCAGCTCTGGCCCCTCTTCGTCGGCTGGGCCAGCCTCGCGCTGTTCATTTTCTATGCCGCGATCGCGTCGATGGGCTTCTTTACCTGGTTGCCGATCAACTGGCACCTCTCCGGGCCCGTCGGGCTCTTCGAATCGATCATGGTAACGCTGGCGCTCGGACTGAACCTCAAGAAGATCCAACGGGAAAAGCTGGTAGCCGACGCCAATTATGCGCAGTCGCTTGGCGAACGCCTCGAAATCAGCGAACGGGCGACGCGCCTCGCTGAAGAAAAAGCCTATGCGCTCGAAACCGTACATAGTCAGAATGCGCTGCTTCATGCATCGGGCCACGACAGTCGGCAGGTTATCCTGGCGCTCAACAGCGCAGTCGCGGTTCTAAAGCGGCAGGAAACGCCGGGCGGCGACCCGGCGCTGATCGCGATGCTCGAAAGCTCCGCCGATTATCTGAACGAAATCGTGACGACGACCATTTCCGGCGCCAACATCGCCGCGGGCAATGCTGAATTCGTCGCACTCGGTGCCTTTCGCGGCCAGGCGTTGATCGAGCCGCTGACGATGATGTTCAAGACGCCCTTCGCGAACAAAAAGCTGACACTGGAGGTCAGCGTCGCGGACGACGTCATGATCATTTCGGACAAACCGCTCCTGATGCGCGCGCTCGCAAATCTGCTGAGCAATTGCTATCAATATACGCAGACTGGCGGCGCCCACATCGCCCTCGTGCTCGACGAGGGCCGTGCCATGATAAGCATCACCGACACCGGAAGCGGAATGCCTGCAGACATCATGGCCGCCTTGAACAGCGGAGGCAGGGCGCGCGTTCGAGGAAATGAAACGACAGAGGGAACCGGCTCCGGTTTCGGGTCGGCCAAGCGCATCATCGAAATGCTTCGGGGAACCCTCGAAATCTGTTCGTCGTCCAGCCACGGCACGGAAATCCGGATAGCCCTCCCCGCAGCCTCCACTGCCGTTACGCCGATCTCAACGGATGAATTGCAAGCGGGCTTATACGAATGGACGATTCTCGACTTCGACCAGCGCGAAGATTTCGAGTTGGGGCTGGCCGCATCGGACAGCGAAACAAAACCTGTCCTCGCTGTGACCTATGATGACAGCACAGTCACGCGCGGGCGGCTCGGCCAGCTTGTCACGATGGTGGCGATCAAACCCGTTTGCCGCGAACTGACGCACCATCCCCTTCTGTTGGCTGCGTCAGAGAAGGTTTAG
- a CDS encoding alpha/beta fold hydrolase → MAFVTTSDGTGIFYKDWGPKDAQPIMFHHGWPLSSDDWDAQMLFFLANGYRVVAHDRRGHGRSEQVSEGHDMAHYAADAAAVADHLDLRNAIHIGHSTGGGEVAAYVARHGIPQGRVAKAVLVSAVPPIMLKTDRYPGGLPIEVFDGLRAGLAANRASFFRDVAAGPFYGFNRPGAKVNEAVIDNWWRQGMMGSAKAHYDGIKAFSETDQADDLKAITVPTLVLHGDDDQVVPYKNAGMLQAEILPNATLKIYEGFSHGMLTVNADILNADLLAFVRG, encoded by the coding sequence ATGGCTTTTGTGACCACAAGCGACGGCACCGGCATCTTCTACAAGGATTGGGGTCCAAAGGACGCCCAGCCGATCATGTTTCACCATGGCTGGCCGCTCTCGTCCGACGACTGGGACGCGCAGATGCTCTTTTTCCTCGCAAACGGCTACCGCGTGGTCGCGCACGACCGCCGCGGCCACGGCCGGTCGGAACAGGTGAGTGAAGGCCATGACATGGCGCATTATGCCGCCGACGCCGCGGCGGTCGCCGACCATCTCGACCTGCGCAATGCGATTCACATCGGGCATTCGACCGGCGGCGGCGAGGTCGCGGCCTATGTCGCGCGCCACGGCATCCCCCAGGGCCGCGTCGCTAAGGCGGTGCTGGTCAGCGCGGTGCCGCCGATCATGCTCAAGACCGACCGTTACCCCGGCGGGCTTCCGATCGAGGTGTTCGACGGGCTGCGCGCCGGCCTCGCCGCCAACCGCGCCAGTTTCTTCCGCGACGTCGCGGCCGGCCCATTCTACGGCTTCAACCGCCCCGGCGCGAAGGTCAATGAAGCGGTGATCGACAACTGGTGGCGCCAGGGCATGATGGGCAGCGCCAAGGCACATTATGACGGCATCAAGGCCTTTTCGGAAACCGACCAGGCCGACGACCTCAAGGCGATCACCGTCCCGACGCTCGTGCTGCACGGCGACGACGACCAGGTCGTGCCTTACAAGAATGCCGGCATGCTGCAGGCCGAAATCCTGCCAAACGCGACGCTGAAAATCTATGAGGGCTTTTCGCACGGCATGCTGACGGTCAACGCCGACATCCTCAACGCCGACCTGCTCGCTTTCGTGCGCGGCTGA
- a CDS encoding response regulator transcription factor has translation MIVDDHRITQSGLRFLFGSLDRFVVVDALDCGAMVNAFVQSQPIDLVILDLNLPDVRGINVLAEIVGSRDMTVIILTGETNLAEIHSALKLGARAVVSKSDPLDHIVAACDAALAGEVYISPHIEEALGKFQQSPVALSSRQMAILHYLAQGETNKEIAYRLAIAPPTVSFHIAELRRKLDVPHNRRIVERANELNLL, from the coding sequence TTGATCGTCGACGATCACCGTATCACCCAAAGCGGTCTGCGGTTCCTTTTTGGTTCGCTCGATCGCTTCGTCGTTGTCGACGCGCTCGATTGCGGCGCGATGGTCAATGCTTTCGTACAGTCGCAACCGATCGATTTGGTTATCCTCGATCTCAACTTGCCCGACGTGCGGGGTATAAATGTTCTCGCCGAGATCGTCGGGTCGCGCGACATGACGGTTATCATCCTGACTGGTGAAACGAACCTTGCCGAGATTCATTCGGCGCTCAAACTGGGCGCGCGTGCTGTCGTGAGCAAATCGGACCCGCTCGATCACATTGTCGCCGCCTGCGACGCAGCGCTGGCGGGCGAGGTCTATATTTCGCCGCATATCGAAGAAGCGCTCGGCAAGTTTCAGCAATCCCCCGTTGCGCTGTCCTCGCGGCAGATGGCGATCCTCCACTATCTGGCACAGGGTGAGACAAACAAGGAGATCGCTTACCGTCTTGCGATCGCGCCCCCGACCGTATCTTTCCATATTGCGGAACTGCGGCGTAAACTCGACGTCCCGCATAACCGCAGGATCGTCGAGCGCGCGAATGAGCTAAACCTTCTCTGA
- a CDS encoding XapX domain-containing protein, whose amino-acid sequence MKIYLISLGAGLLAGLVYGLIGVRSPAPPVVALVGLAGILLGEQLVPVAKRLADRTELVRFVREDCAPHILGTSASAKEHDA is encoded by the coding sequence ATGAAAATCTACCTGATCTCGCTGGGCGCCGGATTGCTCGCCGGTCTCGTCTACGGCCTCATCGGGGTCCGTTCTCCTGCCCCTCCGGTCGTCGCGCTCGTCGGCCTCGCCGGGATACTGCTAGGCGAACAGCTCGTGCCGGTCGCCAAGCGTCTCGCCGACCGCACCGAACTCGTTCGCTTCGTCCGCGAGGATTGCGCGCCGCACATTCTCGGCACCTCCGCCTCAGCCAAGGAGCATGACGCATGA
- a CDS encoding autotransporter domain-containing protein — protein sequence MSRISKSRLLATSAIVGLAIGHMAPAAAQNAFGVHNDQPERLELEVDVGETIEGELIGVYADNGPVTVGNAGVIRGNGVDVGGIDSRPSGGIVIAQPNSIVTNAGQISGAANGVVTSYFFSEDVNGDDLPPKPLAANTQVSNSGVIRGEAGSGVALVGGGTVTNGGTISGTSGAPGSMINGTGVSISEFPGAAAGNITGVGSITNNDGGVIEGQMFGAVLQGGGTVTNMGTIRSTGNPNPATPNVSPFGLILGATTEQTGRAATVVNTGNISGFLGVLAGGALESATINNDGMISATAIAIIGQSTGNLTVNNFENGEILANATAIASNAGTLTVDNKGFIFSAGQNAINITTADAVINNSQGIVGALSGITTAVFQNAEGTQARARNTAVTNSGTIEGRAGSGVSLAGGGSVVNSGVIRGLNGNNGSGTGVALSEFAQSVATDVTGIGSVTNAPGGLIEGQMFGVVVQGGGTIDNEGTIRSTGTFNPANPNVSPFGVILGATADQTGRIGTLNNSGTVQGFLGVLAGGALSSAVIENEGLISGQAAAIIGQSTGALTINNHDDGEIVANGTAIRSNEGSLALNNAGLISAGAQDAIVITTADAVIVNSGRIIGGQYGIVTTPMADGTGRAINTSITNNGEIIGLNNDGIRLAGGGSVINSGFIVGVNAGAQGTDGISMFAHVDQSNEDYSAHVTNDENGRIEGQRFAIILSGGGEVVNAGEIEGVNGGVYVQGTALNTDPSEDRSGLTAKVVNTGDIRGTGNLGGSGGDGYGVGFGSDMSSATLENSGTIGSDFGAGVSQGSRADVTITNAEGGTITGGTSGIYSFATGTLAVNNAGVIRGEGSYDGFDAAPDAGITITTASSSVTNSGTITGAGAGITTAYQFDEAIGDIVGIAVGTQVTNSGTIRGESNDGVRLIGGGSVSNSGIIRGEGSVLADGISIYPYDGQTLANYVGTVANSSTGDISGTRFGIIMSAGGAVDNAGKVTGEGPGGVLIQRGAGLVQETGFDGTLTNTGTITGSNGYGAVVLVTDTATITNSGTITGATSGAVVEGLQVSQEIAQTGTISNSGTITGSGTFGAAVAGFLDTAEITNSGTITGATDGVILGNFGTATLVNTGAITGGGRGVWGDDSGAVILDNAGTITGSSGIAVQLGSFDDRVTLRTGSAMSGAVDAGGGNDSLTLDGDVLELTEAQQLTEATGFETLDVAAGYWSTAGMVGAFDNVSIASGASLQVNEIDLGAGDTSSPILTPSVRTDGLLVLNFGTDDVVSDLADLTIDGTGQLQLIGDAVFTVDTSNIAHTGGTIISNGGLVLTGLLQGDVKTEGAGFFELGAGGSEGSFAGNIVNDGRFVFNRSDDYDFLGAFSGSGTLDKMGDGALTFMGDYAFQGVTNILGGSVRIGGTIDPGTEFDLGDGGTLDITGKDQTIGGLEGDAGSNVVIGDSQLTVDQSGNTAFGGDISGTGSLVKEGAGTLNLTGNSSYTGPTSVNGGTLAVNGSIASPVTVNSGGTLGGNGAVGSTTVASGGTIAPGNSIGQLTVNGDLAFAPGSIYEVEVNAAGAADRLDATGAVTIASTASVAVLAEDGNYNPRTDYIILTGGAGITGTFGSVTTDLAFLDPLLRYSANSVTLSLYRNDIDFADIAVGFNQASVAAAVQALGVDNPLYEAVLVQNAATAQASFGDLSGEILASTISGLTDDSRHLRNALMGMKASEEGGAFVWGSAFGGWGEFDAARGNYAMDTDHKGLVAGVGFGGNGFAAALSAGIGGSDFRFGGRSDHADVESKYLAAHATYGADGGLRGTIGVSYAWHDIDTTRAISGAPLAQTLSSNRDADTLQIFGEIGYDIVTGKTAITPFARLAHVDTSSDAFAETGGNAALTVAKGDQKTTFVSLGGRAQFNAGQLGFQPYVSAAWNLALNDRSAPVVSRFTSGGPAFGILGTAIPKNSAEVEAGFEYATGSFRLGAAYTGTLASDRSSHGARVTARIAF from the coding sequence ATGTCACGCATCTCGAAATCTCGCCTGCTTGCTACCAGCGCGATCGTCGGCCTCGCAATCGGACATATGGCGCCCGCAGCCGCGCAGAATGCGTTCGGCGTTCATAATGACCAGCCCGAGCGGCTAGAGCTCGAGGTCGATGTAGGGGAGACGATCGAGGGGGAACTTATCGGGGTTTATGCCGACAATGGTCCGGTCACGGTCGGCAATGCCGGTGTCATTCGCGGCAACGGCGTTGACGTCGGCGGTATCGACAGCCGACCGAGCGGCGGCATCGTGATTGCGCAACCGAATTCCATCGTCACCAATGCGGGCCAGATCAGCGGGGCGGCGAACGGCGTCGTTACATCCTATTTTTTCAGCGAAGACGTAAATGGCGACGATCTGCCCCCGAAGCCGCTCGCTGCGAACACGCAGGTTTCGAACAGCGGTGTGATCCGCGGCGAAGCAGGGTCGGGCGTCGCCCTCGTCGGCGGCGGTACCGTCACCAACGGTGGCACGATCTCGGGGACCAGCGGGGCGCCCGGGAGCATGATCAACGGCACCGGCGTATCGATCTCGGAATTCCCCGGCGCGGCTGCCGGGAACATCACGGGCGTGGGCTCGATCACCAACAATGACGGCGGCGTGATCGAAGGTCAGATGTTCGGCGCGGTGCTGCAGGGCGGCGGCACCGTCACCAATATGGGCACGATCCGCAGCACCGGTAATCCGAACCCCGCGACCCCGAACGTCAGCCCGTTCGGACTCATTCTCGGTGCAACCACCGAACAGACCGGCCGCGCCGCGACGGTGGTGAACACCGGCAACATTTCGGGGTTTCTCGGGGTTCTGGCTGGCGGTGCGCTGGAAAGCGCGACGATCAACAACGATGGAATGATCAGTGCGACCGCGATCGCCATCATCGGCCAGTCCACCGGCAACCTGACCGTCAATAATTTCGAGAATGGCGAAATCCTTGCAAATGCGACGGCGATCGCGTCGAACGCCGGCACGCTGACCGTCGATAATAAGGGCTTCATCTTCAGCGCCGGTCAGAATGCGATCAACATCACGACCGCCGACGCCGTGATCAACAATAGCCAGGGCATTGTCGGCGCCCTGTCGGGCATTACGACCGCCGTGTTTCAGAATGCCGAGGGGACGCAGGCGCGCGCGCGCAACACTGCGGTCACGAATTCGGGCACGATCGAAGGCCGCGCAGGCAGCGGCGTTTCGCTCGCGGGCGGCGGATCGGTGGTCAACAGCGGCGTGATCCGCGGACTGAACGGCAATAACGGGTCGGGCACCGGTGTCGCCCTTTCCGAATTCGCCCAGTCTGTCGCGACTGATGTCACCGGTATCGGCTCGGTGACCAATGCTCCGGGCGGCCTGATCGAAGGCCAAATGTTCGGCGTGGTCGTCCAGGGTGGCGGGACCATCGATAATGAAGGGACCATTCGCAGCACCGGGACCTTCAATCCCGCCAATCCCAATGTCAGCCCGTTCGGCGTCATCCTTGGCGCGACCGCAGACCAGACTGGTCGCATCGGCACGCTCAACAACAGCGGCACCGTTCAGGGTTTCTTGGGAGTCCTTGCCGGAGGCGCGCTCAGCAGTGCCGTGATCGAAAACGAGGGTCTGATCAGCGGCCAAGCGGCCGCCATCATCGGTCAGTCGACGGGCGCCCTCACCATCAACAACCATGACGACGGCGAGATCGTCGCCAATGGGACCGCGATCCGTTCCAACGAAGGCTCGCTGGCTCTCAATAATGCGGGGTTGATAAGCGCTGGCGCCCAGGATGCGATTGTCATTACGACGGCGGACGCGGTGATCGTCAACAGCGGTCGGATCATCGGCGGCCAATATGGGATCGTCACCACGCCGATGGCGGATGGGACGGGCCGCGCAATCAATACCTCGATTACCAACAATGGCGAGATCATCGGTCTCAATAACGACGGCATTCGCCTCGCCGGCGGCGGGAGCGTGATCAACAGCGGCTTTATCGTGGGTGTCAATGCAGGTGCGCAGGGCACGGATGGCATCTCGATGTTTGCGCATGTCGACCAGTCGAACGAAGATTATTCGGCCCACGTCACCAACGATGAGAATGGCCGCATCGAGGGCCAGCGGTTCGCAATCATCCTGTCGGGCGGCGGCGAGGTCGTGAACGCCGGGGAAATCGAGGGCGTTAATGGCGGCGTCTATGTCCAGGGGACTGCCCTCAATACAGATCCAAGCGAGGATCGCAGTGGATTGACCGCCAAGGTCGTGAACACAGGCGACATTCGCGGCACTGGTAATCTCGGCGGCAGCGGCGGCGACGGCTATGGGGTTGGCTTCGGCAGCGACATGTCCAGCGCGACGCTCGAGAACAGCGGCACGATCGGCAGCGATTTTGGCGCCGGCGTCTCGCAGGGATCGCGTGCGGACGTAACGATTACCAATGCCGAGGGGGGCACGATCACCGGCGGCACGTCGGGCATCTATTCCTTCGCGACGGGCACACTTGCCGTGAACAACGCCGGTGTGATCCGCGGCGAGGGCAGTTACGACGGGTTCGACGCTGCGCCCGACGCCGGCATCACGATCACCACCGCGTCGTCGAGCGTGACCAACAGCGGGACGATCACAGGTGCGGGCGCCGGCATCACGACCGCCTATCAGTTCGACGAGGCGATCGGCGATATCGTCGGCATCGCGGTCGGCACGCAGGTGACGAACAGCGGCACGATCCGAGGCGAATCGAACGATGGCGTGCGCCTGATTGGCGGCGGCAGCGTGAGCAACAGCGGCATCATCCGCGGCGAGGGCAGCGTGCTGGCCGATGGCATCTCGATCTATCCCTATGACGGTCAGACGCTGGCGAACTATGTCGGAACCGTTGCGAACAGTTCCACCGGCGACATCAGCGGTACGCGGTTCGGGATCATCATGTCGGCCGGCGGCGCGGTCGACAACGCCGGCAAGGTCACCGGTGAGGGGCCGGGCGGCGTTCTTATCCAGCGCGGGGCAGGGCTTGTCCAGGAAACGGGCTTTGACGGCACGCTCACCAATACGGGGACGATCACGGGCTCCAACGGCTATGGCGCGGTCGTCCTCGTCACCGATACCGCAACGATCACCAATAGCGGAACGATCACTGGCGCAACATCGGGCGCTGTCGTCGAAGGGCTGCAGGTCTCGCAAGAAATCGCGCAGACCGGCACGATCAGCAATAGCGGCACGATCACCGGAAGCGGGACCTTTGGCGCTGCGGTCGCGGGCTTCCTCGATACTGCCGAAATCACCAATAGCGGCACGATCACTGGTGCGACAGACGGCGTCATTCTCGGTAATTTCGGGACAGCGACGCTCGTCAACACCGGGGCAATCACGGGCGGCGGCCGGGGCGTCTGGGGCGATGACAGCGGCGCGGTCATCCTCGACAACGCAGGGACGATCACCGGTTCAAGCGGGATCGCGGTCCAACTCGGCAGCTTCGACGACCGTGTCACCCTGCGAACCGGCAGCGCGATGTCCGGCGCAGTGGACGCAGGCGGCGGTAACGACAGCCTGACGCTCGATGGGGACGTCCTTGAACTGACCGAGGCGCAGCAACTCACCGAAGCGACCGGGTTTGAGACGCTCGACGTTGCGGCAGGCTATTGGTCGACCGCAGGGATGGTCGGCGCATTCGATAACGTTTCGATCGCCAGCGGTGCGTCGCTGCAGGTCAATGAAATTGACTTGGGCGCGGGCGATACCTCGTCGCCGATCCTGACGCCGTCGGTTCGGACTGACGGCCTGCTTGTCTTGAACTTCGGCACCGACGACGTCGTGTCCGATCTCGCGGACCTGACGATCGATGGGACGGGGCAGTTGCAGCTGATCGGCGACGCCGTGTTTACCGTCGACACCTCCAACATCGCCCACACTGGTGGAACGATCATCTCCAATGGCGGCCTTGTTCTGACCGGTCTGCTCCAGGGTGACGTGAAGACCGAAGGGGCCGGCTTCTTCGAGCTGGGCGCCGGCGGAAGCGAGGGCAGCTTTGCGGGCAATATCGTCAACGATGGGCGCTTCGTCTTCAATCGTTCGGACGATTATGATTTCCTCGGCGCCTTCTCGGGCAGCGGTACCCTCGACAAGATGGGCGACGGCGCGCTGACCTTCATGGGTGACTATGCCTTCCAGGGGGTGACGAACATCCTTGGGGGCTCGGTACGCATCGGCGGCACGATCGATCCGGGCACCGAATTCGACCTAGGCGACGGCGGCACGCTCGACATCACGGGCAAGGACCAAACGATCGGCGGCCTCGAAGGCGATGCGGGTTCGAACGTCGTGATCGGCGACAGCCAGCTCACCGTCGATCAATCTGGCAACACTGCTTTCGGCGGCGATATCTCGGGCACGGGCAGCCTGGTAAAAGAGGGCGCCGGCACGCTCAACCTTACCGGAAACAGCAGCTATACCGGCCCGACGTCGGTTAACGGCGGCACGCTCGCGGTCAATGGTTCGATCGCCTCGCCGGTGACCGTCAACAGCGGCGGAACCCTTGGCGGCAACGGCGCCGTGGGATCGACGACCGTCGCCAGCGGCGGCACGATCGCACCGGGCAACTCGATCGGCCAGCTCACCGTGAACGGCGATCTCGCCTTTGCTCCCGGCTCGATCTACGAAGTCGAGGTCAACGCGGCGGGCGCCGCAGATCGCCTCGACGCGACGGGCGCCGTGACGATCGCCAGCACGGCGAGCGTTGCGGTCCTAGCCGAGGACGGCAACTATAACCCGCGCACCGACTATATCATTCTGACAGGCGGTGCGGGAATCACCGGGACGTTCGGTTCGGTGACGACCGATCTCGCCTTCCTCGATCCGCTGCTGCGCTACAGCGCCAACTCGGTGACGCTGTCGCTCTATCGCAACGATATCGATTTCGCCGATATCGCGGTCGGCTTCAACCAAGCGAGCGTGGCGGCCGCAGTTCAGGCACTTGGCGTCGACAATCCGCTGTACGAAGCGGTGCTGGTCCAGAATGCGGCGACCGCACAGGCGAGCTTCGGCGACCTGTCGGGCGAAATTCTGGCTAGCACGATCAGCGGCCTGACCGACGACAGCCGTCATTTGCGCAACGCCTTGATGGGTATGAAAGCATCCGAAGAGGGTGGTGCGTTCGTGTGGGGCTCGGCCTTTGGTGGCTGGGGCGAGTTTGACGCAGCGCGCGGCAATTACGCGATGGACACCGATCACAAGGGATTGGTCGCGGGCGTCGGTTTTGGCGGCAACGGCTTCGCCGCAGCGCTTTCGGCGGGTATTGGCGGATCGGACTTCCGCTTCGGCGGGCGCAGCGACCATGCGGATGTCGAAAGCAAATATCTGGCTGCCCACGCCACTTATGGCGCCGACGGCGGTCTGCGGGGTACGATCGGTGTAAGCTATGCCTGGCACGACATTGACACGACCCGCGCGATTAGCGGCGCGCCGCTGGCTCAAACGCTTTCGTCGAACCGTGACGCTGATACGCTGCAGATCTTTGGCGAGATCGGTTATGACATTGTCACCGGCAAGACGGCGATCACGCCCTTCGCTCGACTGGCACATGTCGATACCAGTAGTGATGCTTTCGCTGAAACCGGCGGCAACGCGGCGCTCACCGTCGCGAAGGGCGATCAGAAGACCACCTTCGTCAGCTTGGGCGGGCGCGCGCAGTTCAATGCCGGTCAGTTGGGCTTCCAGCCCTATGTGTCGGCCGCCTGGAACCTCGCCCTTAACGATCGCAGCGCGCCGGTCGTCTCGCGGTTCACCTCCGGCGGACCGGCGTTTGGTATCCTGGGCACGGCTATCCCGAAAAACTCGGCAGAGGTCGAAGCCGGATTTGAATATGCTACAGGCTCGTTCCGCCTCGGGGCCGCTTATACCGGAACCTTGGCCTCTGACCGCAGCTCTCATGGTGCAAGGGTTACCGCACGTATCGCCTTCTGA